One window of the Hoplias malabaricus isolate fHopMal1 chromosome Y, fHopMal1.hap1, whole genome shotgun sequence genome contains the following:
- the LOC136678606 gene encoding AP-3 complex subunit mu-2 yields MIHSLFLVNATGDIFLEKHWKSVVSRSVCDYFFEAQERATEPENVPPVIPTPHHYLISVLRHRIYFVAVIQSEVPPLFVIEFLHRVVDTFQDYFGVCTEAAIKDNVVVVYELLEEMLDNGFPLATESNILKELIKPPTILRTVVNTITGSTNVGEQLPTGQLSVVPWRRTGVKYTNNEAYFDVVEEIDAIIDKSGSTITAEIQGVIDACVKLTGMPDLTLSFMNPRLLDDVSFHPCVRFKRWEAERILSFIPPDGNFRLLSYHVSSQNLVAIPVYVKHNITFREGSSQGRFDLTLGPKQTMGKAVESVLVSSQLPRGVLNTSLNPSQGTYTFDPVTKLLTWDVGKINPQKLPSLKGTMSLQAGASKPDENPTINIQFKIQQLAISGLKVNRLDMYGEKYKPFKGIKYMTKAGKFQVRT; encoded by the exons ATGATCCATAGTCTGTTCCTCGTGAACGCTACGGGGGACATATTCCTGGAGAAGCACTGGAAGAGTGTGGTGAGCCGTTCAGTATGTGATTACTTCTTTGAGGCTCAGGAGCGTGCCACGGAACCTGAGAATGTCCCCCCGGTCATCCCCACCCCTCATCACTACCTCATCAGCGTCCTCCGCCACCGCATCTACTTTGTGGCTGTCATCCAGAGTGAGGTCCCTCCGCTCTTCGTAATCGAGTTTCTCCATCGCGTCGTGGACACTTTTCAG GACTATTTTGGTGTGTGTACTGAAGCAGCTATCAAAGACAATGTGGTTGTGGTGTATGAGTTGCTGGAGGAGATGCTGGACAATGGCTTCCCTCTGGCCACAGAGTCCAACATCCTGAAAGAGCTCATCAAACCTCCCACCATCCTGCGTACTGTGGTTAACACCATCACAG GAAGCACTAATGTTGGGGAGCAGCTACCCACAGGTCAGCTCTCTGTGGTGCCATGGCGACGCACTGGAGTCAAATACACCAACAATGAAGCTTATTTTGATGTGGTGGAAGAGATCGATGCCATTATTGATAAGTCAG GTTCTACTATCACTGCAGAGATCCAGGGGGTGATTGATGCTTGTGTGAAACTGACTGGGATGCCTGATTTGACTTTGTCCTTTATG AATCCCCGTCTGTTGGATGATGTGAGTTTCCACCCATGTGTGCGGTTTAAGCGCTGGGAAGCCGAGCGGATTCTCTCCTTTATTCCCCCAGATGGAAACTTCCGTCTGCTCTCCTACCACGTCAGCTCACAGAA TCTGGTGGCCATTCCTGTTTATGTGAAGCACAACATCACGTTTCGTGAGGGCAGTTCTCAGGGCCGATTTGACCTGACTCTGGGGCCGAAGCAAACAATGGGAAAGGCGGTGGAGTCTGTGTTAGTCAGCAGTCAGCTGCCCCGTGGAGTTCTGAACACCAGCCTTAACCCCTCACAGGGCACTTACACATTTGACCCTGTAACCAAG CTGTTGACATGGGACGTGGGAAAGATTAACCCCCAGAAATTGCCCAGTCTGAAGGGTACCATGAGCCTGCAGGCCGGAGCCTCCAAACCAGACGAGAACCCAACAATTAACATCCAGTTCAAAATCCAGCAACTTGCCATATCAG GCCTGAAGGTAAATCGCTTGGACATGTACGGCGAAAAATACAAACCATTCAAAGGCATTAAGTACATGACTAAGGCTGGCAAATTCCAGGTCCGGACCTAG